ACGCCCAAGGCGCTTGCGCACTACAGAGGCGCGCGCCTCCCGATCCTCCCCCTTAGGATTCCGGGTCCTTGTGAAGGGCGGTCCAGGCGACAGCGTTCCAACCGAATACGCCTCTATAGTCGGCCGGGGATAAGCCGGGTGGGGGTAAGAATCTGTTCTGCGTGGGCCGTCACGGTGCCCTGGAAAGCGGCCGGAATAATCATGCCCCCGCTCCGGAAGTGAGCAGCTTCTGGCGCGGTGCATTGTGGGGGGCGTAGTCCTCCTTCCCAGGCGGTCCTTCGCGGCGTCCCCGGGGCCGACTCCGGAGCGCAGGCGGGCGGCCGGGCGGGCGGCGCAGCGCGGGCCGGCGGGAAGCGTATTCTGGGCACGGGACGCCGGGTTTGGCCGGCCGCGGCGGGCGGCAGTAGTGGGAGGCCGCCTAAGGTCCCGCGCGGCGCCGCCCGTCGAGGGGCGGGCGGCGGCAGACCGACCGGGCCGTCGAAGGGCTCAGGAGGCCAGTGGGCCGGGCCGAGTCGGGCCGCGCGGCGCAGCCATGCCAGGCTTTACGTGCTGCGTGCCGGGCTGCTACAACAACTCGCACCGGGACAAGGCGCTGCACTTCTACACGTTTCCCAAGGACGCTGAACTGCGGCGCCTGTGGCTCAAGAACGTGTCCCGTGCTGGCGTCAGTGGGTGCTTCTCCACCTTCCAGCCCACCACGGGCCACCGTCTCTGCAGCGTCCACTTCCAGGGCGGCCGCAAGACCTACACGGTGCGCGTCCCCACCATCTTCCCGCTGCGCGGCGTCAACGAGCGCAAAGTAGCACGCAGACCCGCGGGGGCTGCAGCTGCCCGCCgcaggcagcagcagcagcagcaacagcagcagcagcagccgcagccgccgccgccgccgccacaacaacaacagcagcagcagcagccgtcGCCGTCAGCCTCCACTGCCCAGGCCTCCCAGCTGCAGCCGAACCTGGTGTCTGCCTCTGCTGCTGTGCTTCTCACCCTTCAGGCCGCTGTAGACAGCAGCCAGGCTCCGGGGTCCGTGCCCCCAGCGCCCACCACTCCCACCGGCGAAGACGTGAAACCCATCGACCTGACCGTGCAAGTGGAGTTCGCCGCTGCAGAGGGCgcagccgccgcagccgccgcgtCGGAGCTAGAGGCTGCTACGGCAGGGCTGGAGGCCGCAGAGTGCCCTATGGGTCCCcagttggtggtggtgggggaagagggCTTCCCTGATACTGGCTCCGACCACTCATACTCCTTGTCGTCAGGCACCACGGAGGAGGAGCTCCTGCGCAAGCTTAACGAGCAGCGGGACATCCTGGCGCTGATGGAGGTGAAGATGAAGGAGATGAAAGGGAGCATCCGCCACCTGCGTCTCACCGAGGCCAAGCTACGAGAAGAACTCCGCGAGAAGGATCGGCTGCTGGCCATGGCTGTCATCCGAAAGAAGCACGGAATGTGAATGGCTCCCCCTTCGGCTTGCTGGACTCCTGGACCCCTCTCAGCCCATAGGGACCTTAGGCCGCTGCTGTTGAACTCCCCTATACTCCTGGGGCACTGGTTGACAGTACTGAAGCTTAGGGCAGCTGGACTCTATTGCTGGTGACCTGGCAccctctcttgttttcttctgaagCAAGGTCCTGAAGTCTGGGACCTCAGACTCTGCACAGGTGACACCAGCAATTATGACTttgtcccccactccccacctcacccccagtTTATGTTGCAGGTTCTGGTTAAGCAGAGGCTTCAGAACCACTGAACTTGAAAATTACCATTCAGGATGCAGGTTGGATGCCCAAGACTATAGGTTTGGGAAGACAACACCTTGAGGTTGGCCAGCATTGAGAGAACTCTTCTGTGTGTAGTGATAAGAGATCCAAGTAACATCAGTTCTCCTTTTCGTGCTTTTCCTTCCCAGGTGTAGCCTGTGATTCTGATGGGAACTGGCAGATCTGTGCCTCTGCCTATAAGGACCTCCCTCCCCAGGAGGCCATCTACAATGGGATCTAGGTGACCTGCTGATGAAGATCCAGCTTGCCAGGGACTTAGGTTTATCCTGTTATGTTTGCTACTGGttacaaattctattttctgTACAATTAGTCAGACTAAAGTTTTCACTGTGTTTGTTTGGCAAAACGAATTAAAGAGAAAGTAAGGTTTTAATTTGGGTTTCgccattttattcttataaagaCTCATTTCAGTATCCCTGAAAGGTGGGGAAGTAGACCTCCCAACAGGTCTTTACCTTAGGTCTCAAGGACCAGGCTGATTCTGAGAGTAGAAATGCTTCATTGACCATGTTTGTCCATAAAGGGACCCTGAGCACATGGACCGTGGCCTCATAAGGTTCTCACAGTTCTGGCCCAGCCCACTCCAAAGAGTTTGGAAACTGCACCAAATGGTCCCAGTTTGCCGTGGGTTAGGAGAAGGAGCAACTGAGAACTAAACCAAATTGTGACTGCTCACTTCTCTTGAGGGTTTTGAATTCCTCATGAATTTTCACCTGCGGTTGAATTTCACTCACCATTTTAGCCGTAGTACAGTGGCACACATGGGCTTGCAGTTACTTAGTGAAGATCACAGCTGGAACCAGCCATGCTTCCTGCACACATAAGAACTCTTGTATAGATAGATACCTTGGCCTTGGTACGTTTTCATTGTGAAGTACTTGGGATTTGTGACCCCTTGACTCATTCTCTTGGCTGTTTCTATTCTTTAGATAAGGTAGGGGTGAGGTGACATTTTTATGTATAGGTCCAAATAATTTAGTAGCCAGTGGGGAAAGGCAAGCCTTTAAAGCTAGCCCTATTTACTATGGGTGCTTGGGCACAAATGGACATTTCCTGGGCtccaaaaaaaaatgaatccctTCTCTTACTTTAGAAAAAGCCACttccctggaggctttccctgTATCTGTGAACtgaaatgataaatgtttctctagtCTCTGATCTCCTCCTGGCCCCTTGGTACTGACTTGAGAAACAAACAAGTCTCTGGTGGGGAAAAGGGGTGGAGTATAGGTTGTATAGGTGCTTGGTTGGGGAAGGGATTGGATGTCTGCCTTCCCAGTGTTAGTTCTGGCTAATCATAAATAAGGTGATGGAAACACAGCATTGCCCTTCCAGGCCAGCTGGGAGTGAAGCCGTTTGTGGGCAGCTATTGAGCCACTCTCTCACATGTCCCCACTCTCCACTAGGAGTGAGGGCTTTCGCAGACTCAGTCTATGCTGTGTAGTGTATTCTAGCTCCTGTTTGTTGAAGGCACACTTTCTGCTTTGGCTCACTCGGACCTCTCAGCAGCACTCCCAGGACAGGCTCTGGCCAAGACTCTGGTGTCCGGGGGATGTTATGTGCATACAGTCTATCCAGGGGGTGTTTTAgcttcttgggggtgggggaatgactGCTCAGAACAAGGGCGGTCCCAGATGCACCACAAACAGGACAATGCAGAGCTCTCACTGGCTAAGCAATAAGCATCTAGTCAGGCAAATTAGTGCAGACCTGGTCTTACCAGCCATCCCCAGcaagtgagtgagtgtgtgtgtgtataggtgaAGGTGCAAAACTTATGGAAGAACAGGAGTACTGAGATCTCTGGCCAGGAGGGAAAGCTGAAGCTGCCAGGATAGTATTTTCCATACCTGTGGTCCGCCTGGGTTAGCTGCAGAGCACTTCCCCAACAGGCATGACTTAGACACAGGCTTTCAGATGTTTGCATTGCTCAGGAAACGATGGAAATGGGTGATGAAAGGGCAACGGGTGGGACACAGATCATTGACAATCTGGTCGCTTAAATCACGGGAAATTTTTGGGTGAGCCAGTTCTCTTTTCTCGTTAATAGAAATGAAACTCTTAGCTGCCCTGcctgatacaaaaataaaaacaaacaataaaaaacttATGAGAATGTTTTTGGAAACCCCAAATGTACAAGTGTAAGAGTAATCATGTCTCCAGCTGAGCCCCATTTGAGCATTTGAGTCTCCAGCCCAAAGGAAAGGCTCGACAGCTCGAAACCAGCTTTGGGCCGGGCAGGGCGCAGGAATGTTGGGACAGCAGACACTACGGGTTCCGCCCCGGCTGGCTTTAGAGCACCGCTCGGAAGAGatgaagggaggggtgggggggtggctagAGCACCAAAGGGGAGGAGAGTTCGGGAGCGGAAACAGCCCAGGGGCCCCGGGAGAGGCGGCTGGGCCTGCTTAGGGCCAGGCCGGACTCCCACGGAGGCGGGGActgctccaaaccccagcgcagCCTGGGCGGGGCTGGACCAGCTGGGACCTGGCGACAACTGAGCCCTGACCCTTGCCTGGCTCCAACCTCGGGTGTTCCAGAGGCTTCCGCTAGACCACAATTCTCAGGGGCTCGCCCTGGCAGCCTCCCTCCCCGGCTTAGCCTCACCTCCCGCGCAGCGGGCCGTGGCTGGTCCTCGGCGCGTAGCACACCGGGAACTGTAGTTTTCTCCTGGCACACCTATGCCAGAAAGGAACTCGGGGAGACTGCGTTTCCCAGAGTGCAGCGGGGTGGCGAGGGAAggcaggggggaagggacagTCGGTCGCAGACCGCGCTGGgttgccgccgccgccgctgccgccatCGTGCCAGCCCCTCGGGTGAGTGTCGGGGCTAGTGCGCCGGGGCGGGGGCTGGGCCCCTGGAGCCGCGCTCTGGGCCCCTCGGAGCCTCCGCTGCCAGTCTCcgggcgcccccctcccccccaccggcGGCCCGAAGCCGCGCGGGGACGGGGCCATGTGTCGCGCGGCTCCGCCTCCCGCCGGTCCTCTGAGGCGGCGGCCGGGGGGAACACAgaaagagccagccaggcgcctatCCGGCCGTATCGTGTCAATGGCGGGTGCACCGGACTGCGCGGCGGGCGGGCCTTTTTTTCTCTGGTCCAGACCACCCGGATGGGGCTCTCCGGGCCCCGCCCCGTCTGGCCTAGCCCGGCCTGCCCGAGTCCCACAAGCTCTGCAGGCAGGCTAAGGGACGACCCCAGCCCCACGTCCTGCCGCTCGCCAGCGAAGGATCCGGGGATGGGCAAGCGCCACCCGGCCCGCTCCGGAGTCAGCATTGGGTAAGGGCGCTTTCCTGCCGCAGCCCGGGATTAGGACTCTCACCCGGTTCCCGACCATAGCCAGGCTAGGATGTAGGTACTCTCCCCTGCTTGTCTGCCGGTTGGGAGTGCACAAAACCTAACTCCCACTCTGGAATTCATGCGTAGGTTCCTGCGTGGAGGGCAGGTCAGGGAATCTGGGGCGGGAGGGGGTTCCACATGGGACTTCACCCCCCGCCAGCCTGGGAGGATCTGGCCTGATGGCGATGAGCGGCTCTGGACTGGTAGGCTCAGACCCCGCCCTTCCATGGGGGACCAGGCCCCAGCTGTGGGTGGGTTGGCCGGCCTAGTtagtggaggaggggaagaagggagacaaGGAGGTGAGGTTGGATGTGTGAGCCCCCAACACGTTATTAGACCTCCCAGCGCAGCCTCATCCTCACGTTTGCCCTTCTCAGAGCCATCCGCCCTCCTCCCACAGAGAACTCCAGGAGAACGGTGGTGATAAGGTGGGATTTAGTGGAGGGGAAAGTAGAATCCAGGTCTGAGGACCATGAATCCAGTGCCAAACTAGAGACTGGATTTGAAGCCACCTTGGTGGTGGGGCACATTTAGGCGGTGGGGCTCAGATTCAGACTCTCTGGGGCCCTTCTGAATCCTGGGTGGGAGAACTAGAGCTGAAAGCTGCAGAAAGTCAGACTTCCCTCACTTGCTTGCTCACTTCCCACTAGCTGGAGTAAGCTGTGTACAGGCAGGAGGCTGGTTGAGCCTTGGAAAATTGCTTTCAATGATGGCTCCAGCCACCCCTTTGAGTCCTGAGAGAAGAGGAATATCTACCCTTAGAGTAGTCTTCTGACTAGCTTTGTAAAGGCATTTCTGATTGACTGATGATGTATTAAGGGACCAGTCCAGAGAGAAACTTGGGGCTTGGGGAAGAAGCATCTTGTTGAGCCTTGATTTCCTCTGACCCAGTATAGCATCTGAGCCATATTTCTTGCAAGGATTAAAGAAACATCTAAGTCTCTGCAGGCCTGGCCTCAGCAGCAAGCAGGTCTCCTAGGAAAGTTGAGTTAGGCCCATTATGCAGAAAGCCACCAcccctggactttttttttccttgaatatttcCACAGGTGATGTTTTTCTGGTCACTGGGCTCTAgccttggaagttttccttttcctgctctgTCTGGTCATTCTCCCTGGTTAAGGAGGACAGGCAAAGATCTGTCCAGATCTCCTAACCAGCACATCGCTTCACTCTGAACTTAAACCTCCTTGTCCATATCCTGGCCCGTAAGCACATGGAAGTCAGGTTCATTCAGCAGGTTTAGAAGGGTCTGGTTTGCTAGTGGAGATGGGCAACAAGGAGGGACTGCCCACAGGACATACATAGGATAGCTGTGATAGAATCTCTTAGTGTTAGAAGCAGTTGTTTCAAGACCCTCTCTAGTTTGTCAGGGTTGGTTCTGTCTAGGACACAGGTTTCAGGCGAGCTAGGCTTGTATCTATGGATTAGTTTGCATTCCAAGGCCTTAGGTGACTGGATGACAATGGTTTCCTTCAAGGTCAAAAAGATAACTGTTCCTTCTTGCTACTCTTCCGTCACCACTGACAATGGCATCAGGAGTAGAAGGAATTCtggtctctccctctcattccaACCCTAGAAGTTTTCTATAACTTCTGTGTCTGGGCTTAGCTAGCATTGGTAGGCATGCTGAACCCCAGAAGTCCTTGACCTTTCTGGCACTTGCCAGGCCATCTGTATCTCGGAGATAAGAGGAGAATCCTGAGTTTCTTCAGAATCTGTCTGCACCTTCTATTCATGTAGGGCTGACTTGGAAGTGGAGTCTGGCATGGGGCAGTTGAAATGCGGCTGCATAACCATGGCAGGGTGTGAGGGTGCCTGGGTTCTCAGAAAGCTCAAAACTAGGTCCTTTAGTGACATGCAGTGTACTTCTCCTCTCCAAGCCACATCTCACTTTATTCTGCTGTCTTTGCAATTGGTGGGTTGGGGTGGCATGAATGGTTTAAGAATGACACAgaattctcaaattttagaactggaaggcacttgtatatatataaaaaaaaaattctaggattcCCTTACTGGGGCATTAGTAtcttgcttggattttttttttttttcttttcctttctcaccaATGATTAGTATTAGTCAGCAACCATTCTTTGGCACTTTTtgtgtgtcaggctctgggctgaggcTGAAGGTAGAAGAATGAATCCTGCCCAGTCCTGGTGCTGGGGAAAGGAGTAACGTTGTTATTATGTATTTAGGGCTGAGTTGAAGGAACCTGCAGGGGCTTTGGCCCTGTGCAGAAGAGGGGGATCT
This genomic window from Ursus arctos isolate Adak ecotype North America unplaced genomic scaffold, UrsArc2.0 scaffold_19, whole genome shotgun sequence contains:
- the THAP11 gene encoding THAP domain-containing protein 11: MPGFTCCVPGCYNNSHRDKALHFYTFPKDAELRRLWLKNVSRAGVSGCFSTFQPTTGHRLCSVHFQGGRKTYTVRVPTIFPLRGVNERKVARRPAGAAAARRRQQQQQQQQQQQPQPPPPPPQQQQQQQQPSPSASTAQASQLQPNLVSASAAVLLTLQAAVDSSQAPGSVPPAPTTPTGEDVKPIDLTVQVEFAAAEGAAAAAAASELEAATAGLEAAECPMGPQLVVVGEEGFPDTGSDHSYSLSSGTTEEELLRKLNEQRDILALMEVKMKEMKGSIRHLRLTEAKLREELREKDRLLAMAVIRKKHGM